From Nitrospirota bacterium, the proteins below share one genomic window:
- a CDS encoding helix-turn-helix domain-containing protein produces the protein MDKPLLRVKEAAEFLRVSRWTIYRWLEEGRLGGTKLGRGSLRIFGESVMALVEQHRTAGGEAMPAPLQFTRSRRGIGRIRKDSRDPEFVNVAESSTRQ, from the coding sequence ATGGATAAGCCGTTACTGCGCGTCAAGGAAGCCGCCGAGTTCCTGCGTGTCAGCCGGTGGACGATTTACCGGTGGCTGGAGGAAGGGCGGCTTGGGGGCACGAAGCTCGGGCGCGGGAGCCTCCGCATCTTTGGCGAGTCCGTCATGGCGCTGGTAGAACAACACCGGACGGCCGGTGGCGAGGCGATGCCTGCACCGCTTCAATTTACGCGCAGTCGCAGGGGAATTGGGCGGATACGCAAGGATTCACGCGATCCAGAGTTCGTGAATGTTGCAGAGAGTAGCACTCGTCAGTAG
- a CDS encoding TonB-dependent receptor yields the protein MGKTSMMRRHVFTLQAVIGVSVCFAVGVCMDMAAAEESGPVAGGSTEQRGGAEGGDAVRTEAPLVQMAPVVVTATRAPKPLTLVPGAVSVVEQKQILQGRPATGVDETLRYAPGVQAERRFGPDDVRISIRGSGVRSTFGVRSIRVLIDGIPLTEVDGQTRLEPIDLDAVARVEVLRGPNSTLYGNASAGVINYVLEEGEKDNRYAEPRFVFGAYDFYKYRLKSAGATDRFGWMANYSYLDYGGYRDHSTTRNQRFLGKFKYTINDRSDLSLVVTYGQLDGDIPGNLTMTQFRTNPRQQQQTLHAIPPATFPANTPFAAFQPARKDERFRPAVVYRNQFSENQEFSLTGFFGTRDLHHPLCCFPASFITLTRVENAAFAKYTNTVPFFGLPNRLIVGYDWQDQNSVNKNFDNVLGSPGALRVYTQERISQDGFYAQDELSILEQVELVGGVRYSQVRFKIDDRLKAGGIDGSSRRNFAQTTGLAGVRYSPVKWANFYFNFGQSFETPTGTEFRNPTTPTGVGLNPFVQPQKSSNYELGVKGAVGETLYYDFAIYRQHFSDELIQFSTGFTGACSIFAPCFRNAGKTDHDGFEVGLAYKPLRALTIQVAYTYADYRFRDYVVNGVQLAGRRLPGIPEHRLIIDATYEQQEGLLAGAFAGVEWQYQTAYFVSDTNLDSVSPTGTNPQNDRKNPGYTVTTLKGGYKAMLSKHWGLELFGRLENIFDANYAFATINPASQPAFGPFIGRNVFSGFSLRYAFM from the coding sequence ATGGGGAAAACGTCGATGATGCGGCGCCATGTCTTCACATTACAGGCCGTGATCGGTGTGTCAGTCTGTTTTGCTGTCGGAGTCTGTATGGATATGGCGGCGGCGGAAGAATCGGGGCCGGTGGCCGGCGGATCGACGGAACAACGTGGCGGAGCAGAAGGCGGCGACGCCGTACGAACGGAAGCGCCGCTGGTGCAGATGGCCCCCGTCGTCGTGACGGCGACGAGGGCGCCGAAGCCGCTGACGCTGGTGCCGGGTGCCGTCAGCGTCGTCGAGCAGAAGCAGATTCTGCAAGGCAGGCCCGCGACAGGCGTCGACGAGACGTTGCGCTACGCGCCCGGCGTGCAGGCGGAGCGACGGTTCGGACCGGACGATGTTCGTATCTCGATCCGAGGCAGCGGCGTTCGTTCGACATTCGGTGTGCGGAGTATCCGCGTCTTGATCGACGGCATTCCGCTGACTGAGGTCGACGGTCAAACCCGGCTGGAGCCGATCGACTTGGATGCAGTTGCGCGAGTCGAAGTCCTGCGCGGTCCCAACTCGACGCTCTACGGCAACGCCTCGGCCGGGGTCATCAACTATGTGCTGGAGGAAGGGGAAAAAGACAATCGGTACGCGGAGCCGAGGTTCGTATTCGGCGCCTATGACTTCTACAAGTATCGGCTGAAGTCGGCCGGCGCGACGGATCGGTTCGGTTGGATGGCCAATTACTCTTATCTTGATTACGGCGGCTACCGCGACCATTCCACAACCAGAAACCAGCGCTTTTTGGGAAAGTTCAAATACACGATCAATGACCGCTCCGACCTGTCGCTGGTGGTCACCTACGGCCAGCTCGACGGGGATATTCCGGGCAACCTGACCATGACCCAGTTTCGAACCAATCCGCGGCAACAACAGCAGACCTTGCACGCGATTCCGCCTGCGACATTTCCGGCGAATACGCCGTTTGCCGCGTTTCAACCGGCCAGGAAGGATGAACGGTTCCGACCCGCTGTGGTCTATCGAAACCAGTTCTCGGAGAACCAAGAATTCAGCCTCACCGGGTTTTTCGGGACGCGGGATCTCCATCATCCGCTTTGTTGCTTCCCGGCCAGCTTCATCACGCTCACCAGGGTCGAGAACGCGGCGTTTGCGAAATACACCAACACCGTCCCGTTCTTTGGACTGCCCAACCGCCTCATTGTCGGCTATGACTGGCAAGATCAGAATTCCGTGAACAAGAATTTCGACAATGTGCTCGGCTCGCCGGGAGCGCTGCGCGTGTATACACAAGAGCGCATTAGCCAGGACGGCTTCTATGCGCAGGACGAGCTGAGCATTCTTGAGCAGGTCGAGCTTGTAGGCGGCGTCCGGTACAGCCAAGTCCGATTCAAAATCGATGACCGCCTCAAAGCCGGCGGGATCGATGGCTCCAGCCGTCGCAATTTTGCCCAGACGACGGGCCTCGCCGGGGTTCGCTACAGCCCGGTGAAGTGGGCAAACTTCTACTTCAACTTCGGCCAATCTTTTGAGACACCGACAGGCACGGAGTTTCGCAATCCCACGACTCCGACGGGCGTGGGGCTCAATCCGTTCGTGCAGCCCCAGAAGTCGTCAAATTACGAACTGGGTGTCAAAGGCGCGGTCGGCGAGACACTGTATTACGATTTCGCCATCTACCGGCAACATTTCAGCGACGAGTTGATTCAGTTCTCGACCGGTTTCACTGGGGCGTGCAGCATCTTTGCCCCGTGTTTTCGGAATGCCGGAAAAACCGATCATGACGGCTTCGAAGTGGGGCTCGCCTATAAACCACTTCGCGCCCTGACGATTCAGGTCGCCTATACGTATGCCGACTACCGATTCCGGGATTACGTCGTCAATGGCGTGCAGTTAGCCGGTCGGAGGTTGCCAGGCATTCCCGAGCACCGATTGATTATCGATGCGACCTATGAACAGCAGGAAGGCCTGTTGGCTGGCGCCTTTGCCGGAGTCGAATGGCAGTATCAAACGGCCTATTTTGTCAGCGACACCAATCTGGATTCCGTTTCTCCGACAGGGACGAATCCCCAGAACGATCGGAAAAATCCCGGCTACACGGTCACGACCCTCAAGGGCGGCTACAAGGCCATGCTCAGCAAGCACTGGGGGCTCGAACTGTTCGGACGTTTGGAAAACATTTTCGATGCGAACTATGCGTTTGCGACTATCAACCCGGCCAGCCAACCGGCTTTCGGGCCGTTCATCGGGCGAAATGTCTTTAGCGGCTTTTCGCTCCGGTATGCCTTCATGTAA
- a CDS encoding TonB family protein, translating into MNGPERVAFTSFERRRWAAGWTWSVLLHALVVAASLGVMANLHPAPEQEPFRWEVSLVEAPRHDVAAESAPAADVPTPSQPRVQPASREPVRPTQQPVVRRVETRPIEETVEREIRQVVTAVQPVKPVMEVQTRAVLPQPIQQPETVPRERAPLQRVAGTEPVGEPAPVMTETKPVAAELALVAKAPSVVQQPEPTSLAAVPTQSAVVVERQPIVEQPAVTPITRNPAPIPDAAPVQANIEPPARSAVADHGEPEAPAPTAQETASQIAAVPRSAPATKADYSWLAESLWRRVVELKRYPHEARLNRWEGKVVLKAVIREDGHLGDLQIQKSSGYDILDQDAMELVRKACPLHLKHPLGRPEVVLQIPINYALR; encoded by the coding sequence ATGAACGGACCGGAACGTGTGGCGTTCACTTCATTCGAGCGGCGGCGATGGGCCGCCGGGTGGACATGGTCCGTGCTGCTCCATGCTCTCGTCGTCGCGGCGTCACTCGGCGTGATGGCGAACCTGCACCCGGCGCCGGAACAAGAACCCTTTCGATGGGAGGTATCGCTGGTCGAGGCGCCCCGGCACGATGTCGCCGCCGAATCGGCGCCAGCCGCGGATGTGCCCACGCCGTCACAGCCTCGCGTGCAGCCGGCGTCACGCGAGCCGGTCCGGCCGACCCAACAACCGGTCGTGCGCCGGGTTGAGACCAGACCGATCGAAGAGACGGTCGAGCGGGAAATCCGCCAGGTGGTCACGGCCGTTCAACCGGTCAAGCCGGTCATGGAGGTCCAAACCCGGGCGGTTCTGCCCCAGCCGATCCAACAGCCGGAGACGGTGCCGAGAGAGCGTGCTCCTCTTCAACGAGTTGCGGGCACCGAACCGGTCGGCGAGCCGGCCCCGGTGATGACCGAGACAAAACCTGTCGCGGCGGAACTGGCTCTTGTAGCAAAAGCGCCGTCCGTCGTTCAACAGCCGGAGCCAACGTCTCTCGCGGCAGTGCCGACGCAATCGGCGGTGGTGGTCGAGCGGCAGCCGATTGTGGAGCAGCCGGCCGTGACGCCTATCACCCGCAACCCCGCGCCGATTCCGGATGCAGCGCCCGTACAAGCGAATATTGAACCGCCGGCCCGGTCCGCGGTGGCCGACCACGGCGAGCCCGAGGCCCCCGCTCCGACGGCGCAGGAGACCGCTTCGCAGATCGCCGCAGTTCCTCGCTCCGCTCCCGCGACGAAAGCGGATTACAGTTGGCTGGCGGAATCGCTGTGGCGCCGCGTCGTGGAGCTCAAACGGTATCCTCACGAGGCCAGGCTGAACCGATGGGAAGGGAAAGTGGTCCTGAAAGCGGTGATCCGTGAAGACGGTCACCTGGGTGACCTGCAAATCCAAAAAAGCTCCGGCTACGACATCTTGGACCAGGATGCAATGGAATTAGTGCGCAAGGCCTGTCCCCTTCACCTGAAGCATCCGCTCGGACGCCCGGAAGTCGTGCTGCAGATTCCGATCAACTATGCCTTGAGGTAG
- a CDS encoding TonB-dependent receptor encodes MRLPSLRRDVCRAYLIIIIGAWSAGIVSMVAAEVPAVGAQEQESSPPDVVLEDVRIEGQKIENIEDVRKEFARRPGSNILIEEKQIVESRQLNLQDVLQFAPGVRFQSRFGADEGQFQIRGTSLRNNFHHRGINILINGIFFGDADGFSDFESIDLMAYERIEVYKGANALRYGANTIGGAINFVPRTGYSASILQMRGMGGSFGLYMGQVSSGKVLPFKVGNLNATADYYISVSGNRQDGFQDNSQQGRQRINANLGLQLGLHQEIRAYFLQANVSERIPGSLTNAQLFANPQQAGGRTPGANPTGGNFFACNLDNQTCNYGRYYNLQRIGVAYRNEFAPDQFVEVIPYYSYQYLDHPIFQTIRQDNNNVGGEIRYRNTNRLFGRENVFVVGVQPRYGDQHQTRFVNINGSIGAMTQNAFLRTLYVGAYAEDQFDAMDNFTLVVGGRWDYSSRQGNVQNFGPASFPATQTTPSVLQNTRQPLAQFDALNPKVGFVYRTTATSQLYFNASRAYEAPLNLELLSSVNATGSPNTGFLNLDAQRAWQFELGHRGASADKRYLWDVTVYDLEMQKEILASNINNQSTFQNANGTRHTGVEVGGAMVVTKGLLAKGGGANDDSLQTRVAYTWSRFKFTDDVRGGGVGGPNVLIAKDGNTVPGAPEHNLNVEVRYDHPNGWWIAPNFEWSLSGFYVDNLNTVKNPSYFVLHLRSGWNVNENLTFFAEGRNLTDKTYAGAVIVNDQFTRFANPAQGVSGYAGVEYRF; translated from the coding sequence ATGCGTCTGCCGAGTCTCCGGCGGGATGTCTGCCGGGCGTATCTCATTATTATTATCGGGGCATGGAGTGCGGGAATCGTGAGTATGGTTGCGGCGGAGGTTCCGGCCGTTGGGGCGCAAGAACAGGAATCGAGCCCACCCGATGTCGTCCTGGAAGACGTTCGCATCGAAGGGCAGAAGATCGAGAACATCGAGGATGTCAGAAAAGAATTCGCCCGGCGACCGGGCAGCAACATTCTGATCGAAGAGAAACAGATCGTCGAGTCGCGCCAGTTGAATCTTCAGGATGTGTTGCAATTCGCGCCGGGGGTGCGCTTTCAGTCCCGCTTCGGCGCGGACGAAGGGCAGTTCCAGATCCGCGGCACGTCGCTCCGGAACAATTTCCACCACCGCGGCATCAACATCCTCATCAACGGCATTTTCTTCGGCGATGCGGACGGATTTTCGGACTTCGAGTCCATCGACCTCATGGCCTACGAGCGGATCGAAGTCTATAAGGGGGCGAATGCCTTGCGATATGGCGCCAACACGATCGGCGGCGCGATCAATTTCGTGCCGAGGACCGGCTACAGCGCGTCGATCCTGCAAATGCGGGGCATGGGGGGGAGCTTCGGCCTGTACATGGGACAGGTCTCGAGCGGCAAGGTCCTGCCGTTCAAGGTCGGCAACCTGAACGCGACCGCCGATTACTACATCAGCGTCTCCGGCAATCGCCAGGACGGGTTTCAGGACAACAGTCAGCAGGGCCGACAGCGCATCAACGCGAATCTCGGCCTGCAGCTGGGATTGCACCAGGAAATCCGCGCGTATTTCCTTCAAGCCAACGTGTCGGAACGCATCCCGGGGTCGTTGACCAACGCGCAACTGTTCGCGAATCCTCAGCAGGCGGGCGGGCGGACACCGGGCGCGAACCCGACCGGCGGCAATTTCTTCGCCTGCAACCTGGACAATCAAACCTGCAACTACGGCCGCTATTACAACCTGCAGCGGATCGGCGTGGCCTACCGCAACGAATTCGCACCGGACCAGTTTGTGGAAGTGATTCCGTACTATTCATACCAGTATCTCGACCACCCCATTTTCCAGACCATCCGGCAGGACAACAACAACGTGGGTGGCGAGATCCGGTATCGCAACACCAACCGGTTGTTCGGGCGCGAGAACGTCTTCGTCGTCGGCGTCCAGCCGCGCTACGGCGACCAGCACCAGACCCGCTTCGTGAACATCAACGGCAGCATCGGCGCGATGACCCAGAACGCGTTTCTCCGGACGCTGTATGTCGGCGCCTATGCCGAGGACCAATTCGACGCGATGGACAATTTCACGCTGGTCGTCGGAGGCCGGTGGGACTACTCGAGCCGGCAGGGGAATGTGCAAAACTTTGGACCGGCCAGCTTCCCGGCGACTCAGACGACCCCATCCGTCCTGCAGAACACCCGCCAGCCGCTTGCGCAGTTCGACGCCCTGAATCCCAAAGTCGGCTTCGTGTACCGCACCACGGCGACGTCGCAACTCTATTTCAACGCCAGCCGGGCTTACGAGGCGCCGCTGAACCTCGAATTGCTCTCCTCGGTCAATGCGACCGGCTCGCCCAACACCGGCTTTTTGAATCTCGACGCACAACGGGCGTGGCAGTTCGAACTGGGGCACCGAGGGGCGTCAGCCGACAAACGGTATCTGTGGGATGTGACCGTGTACGACCTGGAAATGCAGAAGGAGATCCTGGCGTCGAACATCAACAACCAGAGCACCTTCCAAAATGCCAACGGGACGCGTCACACGGGTGTGGAAGTCGGGGGCGCGATGGTGGTGACCAAAGGGCTCCTCGCGAAGGGGGGCGGCGCGAATGATGACAGCCTGCAGACGCGCGTCGCCTACACCTGGTCCCGCTTCAAGTTTACGGACGACGTGCGCGGCGGAGGCGTCGGCGGGCCCAACGTGCTGATCGCCAAAGACGGCAACACGGTGCCCGGCGCGCCGGAGCACAATCTGAACGTCGAAGTCCGCTATGACCACCCGAACGGCTGGTGGATCGCCCCGAACTTCGAGTGGTCGCTTTCCGGCTTTTATGTGGACAATTTGAACACGGTGAAGAACCCGTCTTATTTCGTCCTGCACCTGCGGTCCGGCTGGAACGTGAATGAGAACCTCACGTTCTTTGCCGAGGGCCGCAACCTGACCGACAAGACCTATGCGGGAGCGGTCATCGTCAACGATCAATTCACCCGCTTCGCGAATCCGGCTCAGGGCGTGAGCGGCTACGCGGGTGTCGAGTACCGGTTCTGA
- a CDS encoding heavy metal translocating P-type ATPase — translation MAIDPICGMTVEPARAAGSHDYLGKTYYFCSRHCLNTFRADPAKYAESRPLVTVETPPAKKTLPVMSGGPQVGGGPGEVDPVCGMTVEPATAAGSHVYEGKTYYFCCQGCLTKFQIDPFKYLKAKAEPESHTPAPTGGLSRDYTCPMDPEVHRDKPGPCPKCGMALEPATVAPFATKTEYVCPMHPEIVRSEPGTCPLCGMALEPRTVSLEEEANPELTDMTRRFRISLGPAAAVLVLAMSDMIPGQPIQRILSNAALGWLQFLLATPVVLWAGWPFFERGWQSVVNRSLNMFTLIAMGTGAAYLYSAFVTLLPGLVPSSFRRPDGSVAVYFEAAAVITVLVLLGQVLELRARGRTTSAIKALLGLAPKTARRLRDDGTEEDIPLDQVKPGDRLRVRPGENVPVDGVVVEGASAVDESMITGEPIPVEKAKGHRVTAGTVNGTGTLIMRAERVGAETLLAQIVRMVSEAQRSRAPIQRLADVVAGYFVPLVVGIALVSGLAWALFGPEPRLAYALVNAVAVLIIACPCALGLATPMSIMVGTGRGATAGVLIKKAEALEVLEKVDTLMFDKTGTLTEGKPKLTTVRAEPWISEIDLLRLAAGLERGSEHPLAAAVVAEAEARGLVLSPAQEFRSVTGKGVKGTVEGRAVALGTPAFLRQDLGLAEQDLRELGTEADRLRREGQTVVFVAVDGKPAGLLGVADPIKASTREAIRLLHAEGLRLIMVTGDHRSTAEAVAKQLGIDEVRAEVLPEQKGRIVKQLQAEGRVVAMAGDGVNDAPALAQADVGIAMGTGTDVAMQSAGVTLVKGDLRGIARARRLSRATMRNIRQNLVFAFLYNALGVPIAAGLLYPVWGLLLSPMIASAAMTFSSVSVISNALRLRRVEL, via the coding sequence ATGGCCATTGATCCGATCTGCGGCATGACGGTGGAGCCGGCTCGGGCGGCGGGCAGTCATGACTACCTGGGCAAGACTTATTACTTCTGCAGCCGGCATTGTCTCAACACCTTCCGCGCCGATCCAGCGAAATATGCCGAGTCTCGACCGCTGGTGACGGTCGAGACGCCGCCTGCGAAGAAGACGCTGCCGGTGATGTCCGGTGGCCCACAGGTCGGCGGCGGACCAGGCGAGGTTGATCCGGTCTGCGGGATGACCGTGGAGCCCGCAACAGCCGCCGGCTCGCACGTGTACGAAGGCAAGACCTATTATTTCTGCTGTCAGGGTTGCCTGACCAAGTTTCAGATCGATCCGTTCAAGTACCTCAAGGCGAAGGCGGAACCGGAGTCTCACACGCCGGCGCCAACCGGCGGCCTCTCCCGCGACTACACCTGCCCGATGGACCCGGAGGTTCACCGGGACAAGCCCGGCCCCTGTCCAAAGTGCGGGATGGCCCTGGAGCCGGCGACGGTTGCGCCGTTTGCCACCAAGACCGAATACGTCTGCCCGATGCATCCGGAGATCGTCAGGAGCGAACCAGGGACCTGTCCGCTCTGCGGGATGGCGCTGGAGCCGAGAACGGTGTCTCTTGAAGAGGAAGCGAATCCCGAACTGACCGACATGACCCGCCGGTTCCGGATCAGCCTGGGACCGGCAGCGGCGGTATTGGTCCTGGCCATGTCCGACATGATTCCGGGGCAGCCGATTCAGCGGATCCTGTCGAATGCCGCGCTCGGTTGGCTGCAGTTCCTGCTGGCGACGCCGGTGGTGCTCTGGGCCGGGTGGCCATTTTTCGAGCGGGGATGGCAGTCCGTCGTCAACCGCAGCCTCAACATGTTCACGTTGATCGCGATGGGAACCGGCGCCGCGTATCTCTACAGCGCGTTCGTGACGCTGCTCCCCGGCCTGGTGCCGTCCTCGTTCCGCCGGCCCGACGGCTCGGTCGCCGTCTATTTTGAAGCGGCGGCCGTCATAACGGTCCTCGTGCTGCTCGGTCAAGTGCTGGAGTTGCGGGCGCGCGGCCGCACGACCAGCGCGATCAAGGCGCTGTTGGGTTTGGCGCCCAAGACCGCGCGCCGGCTCCGGGACGACGGGACGGAAGAAGATATACCGCTGGACCAGGTGAAACCGGGCGATCGGCTGCGGGTCCGGCCCGGGGAGAACGTGCCGGTGGACGGCGTCGTGGTGGAAGGTGCCAGCGCGGTGGATGAATCGATGATTACCGGCGAGCCGATCCCCGTCGAAAAAGCCAAGGGCCATCGCGTGACGGCGGGGACGGTGAACGGCACGGGCACGTTGATCATGCGGGCCGAGCGGGTCGGCGCCGAGACATTGTTGGCGCAGATCGTGCGGATGGTGAGCGAGGCGCAGCGCAGCCGCGCGCCGATCCAGCGGCTGGCGGACGTCGTGGCCGGCTATTTCGTACCGCTGGTTGTCGGGATCGCCCTCGTCTCGGGGCTTGCCTGGGCCCTGTTCGGACCGGAGCCGCGACTGGCCTATGCTCTGGTGAACGCCGTGGCGGTGCTGATCATCGCCTGCCCTTGCGCGTTGGGGCTGGCGACGCCGATGTCGATCATGGTCGGAACGGGACGCGGCGCGACCGCCGGCGTGTTGATCAAGAAAGCGGAAGCGCTGGAGGTTTTAGAAAAAGTCGATACCCTCATGTTCGACAAGACCGGCACCCTGACCGAGGGGAAACCGAAACTGACGACGGTCAGAGCTGAGCCGTGGATCTCTGAGATCGATCTGCTGCGGCTCGCCGCCGGGCTCGAACGGGGCAGCGAGCACCCGCTGGCCGCGGCGGTTGTCGCGGAAGCCGAAGCCAGAGGCTTGGTCCTCTCACCCGCTCAGGAGTTCCGGTCCGTGACCGGGAAGGGCGTGAAGGGAACGGTCGAAGGCCGCGCCGTCGCCTTGGGCACGCCGGCCTTTTTGCGGCAGGACCTGGGTCTCGCGGAGCAGGACCTGCGCGAACTCGGAACGGAAGCGGACCGGTTACGGCGCGAGGGGCAGACCGTCGTATTCGTCGCCGTGGATGGCAAGCCGGCCGGCTTGCTGGGCGTCGCCGATCCGATCAAGGCGTCGACGCGGGAAGCCATCAGGCTGCTGCACGCCGAGGGCCTCAGGCTCATTATGGTGACCGGCGACCATCGGTCAACGGCGGAAGCGGTCGCGAAGCAACTGGGAATCGATGAGGTGAGGGCCGAGGTGTTGCCGGAGCAAAAGGGCCGAATCGTGAAACAACTGCAAGCCGAGGGGCGCGTCGTGGCGATGGCCGGGGACGGCGTCAACGATGCGCCGGCGCTGGCGCAGGCCGATGTCGGGATCGCGATGGGCACGGGCACCGATGTCGCGATGCAGAGCGCCGGAGTGACCCTGGTGAAAGGCGATCTCCGGGGGATCGCCCGCGCGCGCCGGCTCAGCCGCGCGACCATGCGGAACATCCGGCAGAATCTGGTCTTCGCGTTTCTGTACAACGCGCTGGGGGTGCCGATCGCCGCCGGCCTGCTCTATCCCGTCTGGGGGCTGTTGCTCAGCCCGATGATCGCGAGCGCGGCCATGACCTTCAGTTCCGTGTCGGTCATCTCCAACGCGTTGAGGCTGCGGCGCGTCGAGTTATGA
- a CDS encoding cytochrome P460 family protein, with the protein MSKTVGLSVLIGGVLACVAYAEVGSVLKDGQLALPANYKQWPVFLTNVQRPDLKQVRDIYVNPAGAQAVQGQMFPDGTVMVMELYSAKNGAQGQLEKDQLVKVFVMGKNPGWGQGVADNLKTGNWIFAAYDPKGKPLAEDVTKCRACHAPLAKHDFVHRYEEYFQKRGHVH; encoded by the coding sequence ATGAGCAAAACGGTCGGTCTCTCCGTGCTGATTGGTGGAGTGCTGGCGTGTGTAGCCTATGCCGAGGTCGGGTCTGTCCTGAAAGATGGGCAACTGGCCCTGCCGGCCAATTACAAACAGTGGCCGGTTTTTCTCACCAATGTCCAACGACCGGACCTCAAGCAAGTCCGGGATATTTATGTCAACCCCGCCGGAGCACAAGCGGTACAGGGGCAGATGTTTCCCGACGGAACGGTCATGGTGATGGAACTGTACTCGGCGAAAAACGGAGCTCAGGGACAATTGGAAAAAGACCAACTTGTGAAGGTGTTCGTGATGGGTAAGAATCCCGGTTGGGGACAAGGGGTCGCCGACAATCTGAAAACCGGGAACTGGATATTCGCGGCATATGATCCGAAGGGGAAGCCGTTGGCGGAAGACGTGACTAAATGCCGGGCGTGCCACGCACCGTTGGCCAAACATGATTTCGTTCACCGGTACGAGGAATATTTTCAGAAGCGGGGGCATGTCCATTGA
- a CDS encoding Slp family lipoprotein, with amino-acid sequence MVIIIHAAQAQCLLFCYNVGMKDGFARPALLLLLLASLSGCAAAAPESYPNQAERVSFTEIKASPESHKGRVVMLGGEVLTAKRLKEGTRIEVLQLPLDGSQEPGLDLTKSQGRFVAIQRDFLDPATLPPGTRVTITGEVTGSITLPLDETEYTYPVLEIKHLKVWPRIADAPLRIRPYYGPYWGPPYWGPYYWGRYPYW; translated from the coding sequence GTGGTCATTATAATCCATGCGGCGCAGGCGCAGTGTTTGTTATTTTGTTATAATGTCGGCATGAAAGACGGGTTTGCGCGGCCGGCTCTGTTGCTTCTCCTGCTGGCGTCTCTCTCGGGATGCGCGGCCGCTGCCCCTGAGTCATATCCCAACCAAGCGGAGCGGGTCTCGTTTACCGAAATCAAGGCCTCTCCGGAATCGCACAAAGGCCGGGTGGTCATGTTAGGCGGGGAAGTGCTGACGGCCAAACGGCTCAAAGAGGGGACGCGAATCGAAGTGTTGCAACTCCCGCTTGACGGATCGCAGGAGCCTGGACTCGATTTGACCAAGTCACAGGGCCGGTTCGTGGCGATTCAACGAGACTTCCTCGACCCTGCGACGCTGCCTCCTGGAACGCGCGTGACGATCACAGGCGAGGTGACCGGTTCGATCACGCTGCCGTTGGATGAGACCGAATACACCTATCCGGTGCTGGAAATCAAGCACCTGAAAGTCTGGCCGAGAATCGCCGATGCGCCCCTCCGCATCAGACCCTACTACGGCCCCTATTGGGGACCGCCGTACTGGGGTCCGTACTATTGGGGCCGGTATCCCTATTGGTAA
- a CDS encoding thioredoxin domain-containing protein yields the protein MTDRRRTSWPIMAWLLLVLLAWGGMPSLGAAGKLQLNGKYEELNEPSSHTPGKVKLVEFLDFYCPHCHRFDAEGLSMLEKEFGNKLEVTMVGFPVIQGKLPTAFDMYEQAKSMGKGNEMKRAIFRTIHQDRVHIFDRLIREKLAKEVGLDPVAFEAGLASGKPARAFEEGRKWGERIKVQQTPTILLDGNIKVEQIDPENLKTIIRSILDADAKK from the coding sequence ATGACGGATCGACGACGCACCTCTTGGCCGATAATGGCCTGGCTGCTTCTGGTCTTGCTGGCGTGGGGGGGAATGCCTTCCCTCGGCGCGGCCGGCAAACTTCAGTTGAACGGAAAGTACGAAGAGCTAAACGAGCCCTCCAGCCACACGCCGGGAAAGGTGAAGCTGGTGGAGTTCCTGGATTTCTACTGCCCGCATTGCCATCGGTTTGATGCGGAAGGGTTGTCGATGTTGGAAAAGGAGTTCGGCAACAAACTGGAAGTGACCATGGTCGGCTTTCCGGTCATTCAAGGCAAGCTCCCGACCGCCTTCGACATGTACGAGCAGGCCAAGAGCATGGGCAAGGGCAATGAGATGAAGCGGGCGATCTTCCGGACGATTCATCAGGACCGGGTGCACATCTTTGATCGGCTGATTCGAGAGAAGCTGGCCAAGGAAGTGGGCCTCGACCCGGTCGCGTTCGAAGCAGGCTTGGCGAGCGGCAAGCCGGCGAGAGCGTTTGAGGAGGGAAGAAAGTGGGGCGAGCGCATCAAGGTGCAACAGACGCCCACCATCCTCCTCGACGGCAACATCAAGGTGGAACAGATCGATCCGGAGAATCTCAAAACGATTATTCGGAGCATTTTGGATGCGGACGCGAAAAAGTGA